The following are encoded together in the Streptomyces sp. NBC_00341 genome:
- a CDS encoding ROK family glucokinase has translation MSTYRDFTHRGSARATVLRTVGTRERRSHLTAPRVPTVGIDIGGTKVMAGVVDADGNILETLRTETPDKSKSPKVVEDTIVELVLDLSDRHDVHAVGIGAAGWVDADRSKVLFAPHLAWRDEPLRDAIASRLVVPVMVDNDANTAAWAEWRFGAGRGEDHLVMITLGTGIGGAILEDGQVKRGKYGVAGEFGHMQVVPGGHRCPCGNRGCWEQYSSGNALVREARELAAADSPVAHGIIERVNGNIPEITGPLITELAREGDAMCIELLQDIGQWLGVGIANLAAALDPSCFVIGGGVSAADDLLIGPARDAFKRHLTGRGYRPEARIAKAQLGPEAGMVGAADLARLVARRFRRTNRRRVERYERYAQIYDQAASTIRNTRNTRTS, from the coding sequence TCGCACCTCACCGCGCCCCGGGTCCCCACCGTCGGCATCGACATCGGGGGGACGAAGGTGATGGCCGGCGTCGTCGACGCCGACGGCAACATCCTGGAGACCCTGCGCACCGAGACGCCGGACAAGTCCAAGAGCCCCAAGGTCGTCGAGGACACCATCGTCGAGCTGGTCCTTGACCTCTCGGACCGGCACGACGTGCACGCGGTGGGCATCGGCGCGGCCGGCTGGGTCGACGCGGACCGGTCCAAGGTGCTGTTCGCCCCGCACCTCGCCTGGCGCGACGAACCCCTGCGCGACGCCATCGCCTCCCGGCTGGTCGTCCCGGTCATGGTCGACAACGACGCCAACACCGCCGCCTGGGCCGAATGGCGCTTCGGCGCGGGCCGCGGCGAGGACCACCTCGTCATGATCACGCTCGGCACCGGCATCGGCGGCGCGATCCTGGAGGACGGTCAGGTCAAGCGCGGCAAATACGGCGTAGCGGGTGAGTTCGGACACATGCAGGTGGTGCCAGGCGGCCACCGCTGCCCCTGCGGCAACCGAGGCTGCTGGGAGCAGTACAGCTCCGGCAACGCACTCGTCCGGGAGGCCAGGGAACTGGCCGCGGCGGACTCCCCGGTGGCCCACGGAATCATCGAACGGGTCAACGGCAACATCCCCGAGATCACCGGACCGCTCATCACCGAACTGGCCCGCGAGGGCGATGCGATGTGCATCGAACTCCTCCAGGACATCGGCCAGTGGCTCGGCGTCGGCATCGCCAACCTGGCCGCCGCGCTCGACCCCTCCTGCTTCGTCATCGGAGGCGGCGTCAGCGCCGCCGACGACCTGCTGATCGGACCGGCCAGGGACGCCTTCAAACGCCACCTCACCGGCCGCGGCTACCGACCCGAGGCGCGGATCGCGAAGGCGCAGCTCGGCCCGGAGGCGGGTATGGTCGGCGCCGCCGACCTCGCCAGACTGGTGGCCCGCAGGTTCCGCCGTACCAACCGCCGCCGCGTCGAGCGGTACGAGAGGTACGCACAGATCTACGACCAGGCGGCGAGCACCATCCGTAACACCCGCAACACCCGCACTTCCTAG
- a CDS encoding geranyl diphosphate 2-C-methyltransferase, whose amino-acid sequence MTNAELTATAGSTRASASPSPRIPSPATPYQGDIARYWDGEARPVNLRLGDVDGLYHHHYGIGEIDTAALAAAGDGAGEKALISELHRLESAQAEYLLGHLGDIGREDTLLDAGCGRGGSMVMAHQRFGCKVEGVTLSAKQAEFANGRARELGLQDHVRARVCNMLATPFETGSAAASWNNESSMYVDLHDLFAEHSRVLEVGGRYVTITGCWNPRYGQPSKWVSQINAHFECNIHSRREYLRAMADNRLVPQTIIDLTPDTLPYWELRATSSLVTGIEDAFINSYKDGSFQYLLIAADRV is encoded by the coding sequence GTGACCAACGCCGAACTCACCGCCACCGCCGGCTCCACCCGCGCGTCCGCCTCCCCCTCGCCGCGCATCCCCAGCCCCGCGACCCCGTACCAGGGAGACATCGCGCGCTACTGGGACGGCGAGGCCAGGCCCGTGAACCTGCGCCTGGGCGATGTCGACGGGCTCTACCACCACCACTACGGCATCGGTGAGATCGACACCGCCGCGCTCGCTGCCGCCGGGGACGGCGCGGGCGAGAAGGCGCTGATCTCCGAACTGCACCGGCTGGAGTCGGCGCAGGCCGAATACCTCCTGGGGCACCTCGGCGACATCGGGCGGGAGGACACCCTGCTGGACGCCGGCTGCGGCCGCGGGGGCTCGATGGTGATGGCGCACCAGCGCTTCGGCTGCAAGGTCGAAGGGGTCACGCTCTCCGCCAAGCAGGCCGAATTCGCCAACGGCCGGGCCCGCGAGCTCGGCCTTCAGGACCACGTCCGGGCCCGCGTCTGCAACATGCTCGCCACCCCGTTCGAGACCGGGTCCGCGGCGGCCTCGTGGAACAACGAGTCGAGCATGTACGTCGACCTCCACGACCTGTTCGCGGAGCACTCCCGTGTCCTGGAGGTCGGCGGCCGCTACGTGACCATCACCGGCTGCTGGAACCCCCGGTACGGCCAGCCGTCGAAGTGGGTCTCGCAGATCAACGCGCACTTCGAGTGCAACATCCACTCGCGCCGGGAGTACCTGCGCGCCATGGCCGACAACCGTCTGGTGCCGCAGACCATCATCGACCTCACCCCCGACACCCTCCCCTACTGGGAGCTGCGGGCCACGTCCTCGCTGGTGACGGGGATCGAGGACGCGTTCATCAACTCGTACAAGGACGGCTCTTTCCAGTACCTCCTCATCGCGGCGGACCGCGTCTGA
- a CDS encoding family 2 encapsulin nanocompartment cargo protein terpene cyclase → MPAPELPPPQSSLPEAASRFGAHVLAEAASRARDIGAAAGGLPRPPVLSGAAAPAPAAPPSVIPAPSAGASAPSASVSVPSVPAPGAGSGRVLGGPTGLGTASLRMLRRDAPPAPPVATAEAGAQGGAQGGAQGKVIPGLYYHPIPEPDPVRVEEVSRRIKAWALDEVSLYPDDWEEEFDGFSVGRYMVGCHPDAPTIDHLMLATRLMVAENAVDDCYCEDHGGSPDGLGERLLLAHTALDSLHTTAEYQPQWAESLHADAPRRAYRSAMEYFARAAGPSQADRLRHDMARLHMGYLAEAAWAQMDHVPEVWEYLAMRQFNNFRPCPTITDTVGGYELPADLHAQPAMQQVIALAGNATTIVNDLYSYTKELNAPGRHLNLPVVISEREGVSDRDAYLKSVEIHNELMHDFETAAASLVAESPVPSVQRFLRGVAAWVDGNHHWHQSNTYRYSLPDFW, encoded by the coding sequence ATGCCCGCACCCGAGCTGCCACCTCCGCAGTCGAGCCTGCCGGAGGCCGCTTCCCGCTTCGGGGCTCACGTACTCGCCGAGGCCGCGTCCCGCGCCCGCGACATCGGCGCCGCCGCCGGGGGCCTGCCGCGCCCGCCGGTGCTGTCCGGTGCCGCCGCGCCCGCCCCGGCGGCACCGCCGAGCGTGATCCCGGCACCGTCGGCCGGAGCGTCGGCGCCCTCGGCCTCGGTATCCGTGCCCTCGGTACCGGCGCCGGGTGCCGGTTCGGGGCGGGTCCTGGGAGGGCCCACCGGCCTGGGCACCGCGAGCCTGCGCATGCTCCGGCGGGACGCGCCCCCCGCGCCCCCGGTAGCCACTGCGGAGGCCGGCGCGCAGGGAGGTGCGCAGGGAGGTGCGCAGGGCAAGGTGATCCCGGGCCTCTACTACCACCCGATCCCCGAGCCCGACCCGGTGCGGGTCGAGGAGGTCAGCCGGAGGATCAAGGCCTGGGCCCTGGACGAGGTCTCGCTGTATCCCGACGACTGGGAGGAGGAGTTCGACGGCTTCTCCGTCGGCCGCTACATGGTCGGCTGCCATCCGGACGCGCCCACCATCGATCACCTGATGCTGGCCACCCGTCTGATGGTGGCCGAGAACGCGGTGGACGACTGCTACTGCGAGGACCACGGCGGGTCGCCCGACGGCCTGGGCGAGCGGCTGCTGCTGGCGCACACCGCTCTCGACTCCCTGCACACCACCGCGGAGTACCAGCCGCAGTGGGCGGAGTCGCTCCACGCGGACGCGCCCCGGCGCGCCTACCGCTCCGCCATGGAGTACTTCGCCCGAGCCGCCGGCCCCTCCCAGGCGGACCGGCTCCGGCACGACATGGCCCGGCTGCACATGGGCTACCTCGCCGAAGCGGCCTGGGCACAGATGGACCACGTCCCGGAGGTGTGGGAGTACCTGGCGATGCGCCAGTTCAACAACTTCCGCCCCTGCCCCACCATCACCGACACCGTCGGGGGCTACGAACTCCCGGCGGACCTGCACGCGCAGCCGGCCATGCAGCAGGTCATCGCCCTGGCGGGAAACGCGACGACCATCGTGAACGACCTGTACTCGTACACCAAGGAGCTCAACGCGCCGGGCCGGCACCTGAACCTGCCGGTCGTGATCTCCGAACGTGAGGGGGTCTCCGACCGCGACGCCTATCTGAAGTCGGTCGAGATCCACAACGAGCTCATGCACGACTTCGAAACCGCCGCGGCGTCCCTGGTCGCGGAATCCCCCGTGCCGAGTGTGCAGCGCTTCCTGCGCGGCGTGGCCGCCTGGGTAGACGGCAATCACCACTGGCATCAGTCGAACACCTACCGCTACAGCTTGCCCGACTTCTGGTAA
- a CDS encoding family 2B encapsulin nanocompartment shell protein, with the protein MTVDSNSEARLELPKQSSLGTAAARNLATTTKSAPQMQEITSRWLLRMLPWVETKGGAYRVNRRLAYTVGDGKVEFVQDGAEVRVIPQELGELALLRGFEDLDALTAIAGRCVQRDFRAGETLVERGAAADRIHLIAHGRVGQTSVGSYGDEIALDVLADGDRFGDNALLDEDARWEQTAVAETSGTLLTLSRADFMAVVASAPGLRDHIEQFTSRSRQAQNHRGEAEIAMSAGHTGEHALPGAFADYELNPREYELSVAQTILRIHTRVADLYNGPMNQTEEQLRLTIEALRERQEHELINNREFGLLHNADFKQRIQPHSGAPTPDDLDELLCRRRGSKFFLAHPRTIAAIGREFNSRGLYPDHVDLGGQQVPAWRGVPILPCNKIPVTQERTSSILVMRTGEENQGAVGLHQTGLPDEYEPGLSVRFMGLDEKAITSYLVTTYYSAAILVPDAVGVLENVQIANWPK; encoded by the coding sequence ATGACTGTTGACTCGAACTCGGAAGCACGGCTGGAACTGCCCAAACAGTCCAGTCTCGGGACAGCGGCTGCCCGTAACCTCGCCACCACGACCAAGTCCGCCCCGCAGATGCAGGAGATCACCTCCCGCTGGCTGCTGCGGATGCTCCCCTGGGTGGAGACCAAGGGCGGCGCCTACCGGGTCAACCGGCGCCTCGCCTACACCGTCGGGGACGGCAAGGTGGAGTTCGTCCAGGACGGCGCCGAGGTCCGGGTGATCCCCCAGGAGCTGGGCGAACTGGCCCTGCTGCGTGGCTTCGAGGACCTCGACGCGCTGACCGCCATCGCCGGCCGGTGCGTCCAGCGCGACTTCCGGGCGGGCGAGACGCTGGTCGAGCGTGGAGCTGCGGCGGACCGGATCCACCTCATCGCGCACGGCCGCGTCGGCCAGACCTCCGTGGGCAGTTACGGCGACGAGATCGCCCTGGACGTACTCGCGGACGGCGACCGGTTCGGGGACAACGCGCTGCTGGACGAGGACGCCCGGTGGGAGCAGACCGCTGTCGCCGAGACCTCGGGCACGCTGCTCACCCTGTCCCGCGCCGACTTCATGGCCGTGGTCGCCTCGGCCCCCGGCCTCCGCGACCACATCGAACAGTTCACCTCGCGCTCCCGCCAGGCCCAGAACCATCGCGGTGAGGCGGAGATCGCGATGTCGGCCGGCCACACCGGCGAGCACGCGCTGCCCGGCGCCTTCGCGGACTACGAGCTGAATCCGCGCGAGTACGAACTCTCGGTCGCCCAGACCATCCTGCGGATCCACACCAGGGTCGCGGACCTCTACAACGGGCCGATGAACCAGACCGAGGAACAGCTCAGGCTCACCATCGAGGCGCTGCGCGAGCGCCAGGAGCACGAGCTGATCAACAACCGGGAGTTCGGGCTGCTCCACAACGCCGACTTCAAGCAGCGCATCCAGCCGCACTCCGGCGCGCCGACCCCGGACGACCTGGACGAACTGCTCTGCCGCCGCCGCGGTTCCAAGTTCTTCCTCGCTCACCCCCGGACGATCGCGGCGATCGGGCGGGAATTCAACTCACGCGGGCTCTACCCGGACCATGTCGACCTCGGCGGCCAGCAGGTCCCGGCCTGGCGCGGGGTGCCGATCCTCCCCTGCAACAAGATCCCCGTCACGCAGGAGCGGACCAGCTCGATCCTCGTCATGCGTACCGGCGAGGAGAACCAGGGCGCGGTCGGCCTGCACCAGACGGGTCTGCCGGACGAGTACGAGCCGGGCCTCTCGGTCCGCTTCATGGGGCTCGACGAGAAGGCGATCACGTCCTACCTCGTCACCACCTACTATTCCGCGGCCATCCTCGTGCCGGACGCGGTCGGTGTGCTGGAGAACGTGCAGATCGCCAACTGGCCGAAGTAA
- a CDS encoding beta-ketoacyl synthase, protein MTHDSRVLVTGVGAMTPLGADAPSTWSGMLAGTSGVRLLAEEWAEELPVHVAAGLTVDPASLLPRAEARKLDRGEQIAVLGAREAWQDAGAPQVEPERFAVVIGTGTGGVLSTLGQDDVFERGGIRRLSPFAVPMLMPNGPAAWVSMDLGAKGGARTPVSACASGAEALALGQDLIRSGRADVVVAGGVEACLHPFTIAAFAQMKALSTWSADPETVSRPFDVKRSGFVMAEGAGMMVLERAESARARGARVYGTLAGSAVGSSAGHITASDAEGQASAMRLALRDAGLVPADIGVVHAHATSTESGDLAEAEAINLVIGGHAAVTATKSMTGHMIGASGTVGAIAALFALRDGTVPATRNLDELDPRVELDVVRGEPRTGQWSAALANSFGFGGHNVSLVFTR, encoded by the coding sequence ATGACCCATGACAGTCGTGTGCTGGTGACGGGCGTCGGCGCGATGACGCCACTGGGAGCCGACGCGCCGTCGACTTGGTCCGGGATGCTGGCCGGTACGTCCGGGGTGCGTCTCCTGGCGGAGGAATGGGCCGAGGAGCTGCCCGTGCACGTGGCGGCCGGGCTCACGGTGGACCCTGCCTCCCTGCTTCCGAGGGCCGAGGCAAGGAAGCTGGACCGAGGTGAGCAGATCGCCGTCCTCGGTGCGCGCGAGGCCTGGCAGGACGCCGGGGCTCCGCAGGTCGAGCCGGAACGATTCGCCGTCGTCATCGGCACCGGGACCGGTGGTGTACTCAGCACACTGGGGCAGGACGACGTCTTCGAACGCGGCGGGATCCGCCGGCTGTCGCCGTTCGCGGTCCCCATGCTGATGCCCAACGGGCCGGCCGCGTGGGTGAGCATGGACCTGGGCGCGAAGGGAGGCGCCAGGACTCCGGTGAGCGCCTGCGCGTCCGGGGCCGAGGCCCTGGCCCTGGGGCAGGACCTGATCCGCAGCGGCCGGGCCGACGTGGTTGTCGCAGGTGGGGTGGAGGCGTGCCTGCACCCCTTCACCATCGCGGCGTTCGCCCAGATGAAGGCCCTGTCGACCTGGTCCGCGGACCCGGAGACGGTGTCCCGCCCCTTCGACGTCAAGCGGTCCGGGTTCGTCATGGCCGAGGGCGCGGGGATGATGGTGCTCGAACGCGCCGAGTCCGCCCGCGCCCGTGGAGCACGCGTCTACGGCACGCTGGCCGGCAGCGCCGTGGGTTCGAGCGCGGGCCACATCACGGCGTCGGACGCGGAAGGCCAGGCCTCCGCCATGAGACTGGCGCTGCGCGACGCCGGCCTGGTCCCGGCGGACATCGGAGTCGTGCACGCCCATGCCACCTCGACGGAGTCCGGCGATCTCGCGGAGGCCGAGGCGATCAACCTGGTGATCGGCGGTCACGCCGCGGTGACGGCGACGAAGTCGATGACCGGTCACATGATCGGCGCGTCCGGAACGGTGGGTGCCATCGCCGCTCTGTTCGCGCTCAGGGACGGCACTGTGCCGGCCACGCGCAACCTCGACGAACTCGACCCCCGCGTGGAACTGGACGTGGTGCGCGGTGAGCCGCGCACCGGGCAGTGGTCCGCCGCGCTGGCCAACTCGTTCGGGTTCGGCGGACACAACGTCAGCCTCGTCTTCACCAGGTGA
- a CDS encoding Mucin-2, with amino-acid sequence MVAFHASALDGVARSPALPTPLLLRLLAVGADGDRPPRDVLHRAGLPESAVALILTHPNPGARIDFAMSARAEPAQRAPLADDPSPKVRAALAHGPEVYGPRAKIAPLPDAVCARLLDDPDHSVRAALLESPHLAPSFVASTATHHRAAARREAVRAWEALSAGERSALLADPDPEVRRAAGLQECRRDARVTADLLRDPKSAAEALRRGLLDRAGAERCVAERTHLASLAENPSLPADLVERLAVDPDEAVRLAVSLRPELDETRRMAIDFTVGDLDRGDGVRWVCDGLAAPEVIRRAATSAHPLLQRAAARSPHLTPDLLSLLARVEDPVVENLLGIHHPDTPEEVLMRVFARLGGTFSAWMAETHPRFPREGLATRYANHPDGNYRRLAVRDPAATPELIERLSHDPVVWTRQAAARDPRLPLHRLRAALLVRELASSAGANPALPEDEMAAVLDRAGVPA; translated from the coding sequence ATGGTGGCGTTCCACGCATCCGCGCTGGACGGAGTGGCCCGAAGTCCGGCGCTGCCGACGCCGCTGCTGCTGCGCCTGCTCGCCGTCGGGGCAGACGGTGACCGTCCGCCCCGTGACGTTCTTCACCGGGCCGGACTCCCCGAGTCGGCCGTCGCGCTGATCCTGACCCATCCGAACCCGGGAGCCCGGATCGATTTCGCCATGAGTGCCAGGGCGGAGCCCGCACAGCGGGCTCCGCTCGCGGACGACCCTTCTCCCAAGGTGCGGGCAGCTCTCGCACATGGACCCGAGGTGTACGGTCCGCGCGCAAAGATCGCGCCGCTCCCGGATGCCGTGTGCGCCCGCCTGCTCGACGACCCCGATCATTCCGTACGCGCGGCCCTGCTGGAGTCGCCCCATCTGGCGCCATCGTTCGTGGCATCGACGGCCACTCATCACCGTGCGGCAGCGCGCCGGGAAGCGGTGCGTGCATGGGAGGCCCTGTCGGCGGGCGAGCGGTCGGCATTGCTGGCCGACCCCGACCCCGAGGTGCGGCGGGCCGCCGGGCTGCAGGAGTGCCGGCGGGACGCCCGCGTGACCGCCGACCTCCTCCGCGACCCGAAGTCCGCCGCCGAGGCGCTGCGCCGCGGGCTCCTTGACCGTGCCGGCGCCGAGCGGTGCGTCGCCGAGCGGACGCACCTGGCCTCCCTCGCCGAGAACCCGTCGCTGCCCGCCGACCTCGTAGAGCGGCTCGCCGTGGACCCCGACGAAGCCGTACGGCTCGCCGTCTCCCTGCGGCCCGAGCTGGATGAGACACGGCGCATGGCCATCGACTTCACGGTCGGGGACCTCGACAGGGGCGACGGCGTGCGGTGGGTATGCGACGGGCTCGCCGCCCCCGAGGTAATCCGCCGGGCCGCGACCTCCGCTCACCCGCTGCTCCAGCGCGCCGCCGCCCGAAGCCCCCATCTGACGCCCGACCTGCTGAGCCTGCTCGCACGCGTCGAGGACCCAGTGGTGGAGAACCTCCTGGGCATTCACCACCCCGACACTCCGGAGGAGGTCCTGATGCGGGTGTTCGCGCGGCTGGGCGGGACGTTCTCCGCCTGGATGGCGGAGACGCACCCTCGGTTCCCCCGCGAGGGCCTGGCCACCCGCTACGCGAACCACCCCGACGGGAACTACCGCCGGCTGGCCGTACGGGATCCGGCCGCCACGCCGGAGCTGATCGAACGGCTCAGCCACGACCCCGTCGTCTGGACGCGTCAGGCGGCGGCCCGCGACCCGCGCCTCCCGCTCCACCGGCTCCGCGCGGCCCTCCTGGTCCGCGAACTGGCCTCCAGCGCGGGTGCCAACCCGGCGCTCCCCGAGGACGAGATGGCCGCCGTCCTGGACCGGGCCGGCGTTCCCGCCTGA
- a CDS encoding GlsB/YeaQ/YmgE family stress response membrane protein: MGIIAWIIIGLLAGLIAKALMPGKDPGGIIITMLIGIAGGLLGGWLGKVIFGVDSIDGFFDLSTWIAAIVGSLILLVLYRVFTGNRRHA, translated from the coding sequence ATGGGCATCATTGCTTGGATCATCATCGGCTTGCTCGCGGGCCTCATCGCCAAGGCCCTGATGCCGGGCAAGGACCCGGGCGGCATCATCATCACGATGCTCATCGGTATCGCGGGCGGTCTGCTCGGCGGCTGGCTCGGCAAGGTCATCTTCGGCGTCGACTCCATCGACGGGTTCTTCGACCTCTCCACCTGGATCGCGGCCATCGTCGGCTCGCTCATTCTCCTCGTGCTGTACCGCGTCTTCACCGGCAACCGCCGCCACGCCTGA
- a CDS encoding PIG-L family deacetylase has translation MTDRPLTLMAVHAHPDDEATGTGGILARYAAEGIRTVLVTCTDGGCGDGPGGVKPGGPGHDPAAVASMRRKELEASCEVLKISDLEMLDYADSGMIGWPSNEAPGSFWQTPVEEGAARLAELMRHYRPDVVVTYDENGFYGHPDHIQAHRITMAALEMTSLTPKVYWTTMPRSMMQRFGETMREFHEDMPEPDPAEAAAMAEIGLPDDEITTWVDTTAFSGQKFDALAAHASQGENIFFLKMGKERFGEFMGLETFVRVKDATGAALPENDLFAGLR, from the coding sequence ATGACCGACCGGCCGTTGACCCTCATGGCAGTGCACGCCCACCCCGATGACGAGGCCACCGGAACCGGCGGAATCCTCGCGCGCTACGCGGCGGAAGGCATCCGCACGGTTCTCGTGACCTGTACCGACGGCGGTTGCGGTGACGGACCGGGGGGTGTCAAGCCGGGTGGCCCCGGGCACGATCCGGCGGCCGTCGCCTCGATGCGCCGCAAGGAGCTCGAGGCGAGCTGCGAGGTCCTGAAGATCAGCGACCTGGAGATGCTGGACTACGCGGACTCCGGGATGATCGGCTGGCCGAGCAACGAAGCCCCCGGATCCTTCTGGCAGACCCCCGTCGAGGAGGGCGCCGCCCGGCTCGCGGAACTCATGCGGCACTACCGGCCCGATGTGGTCGTCACGTACGACGAGAACGGCTTCTACGGCCACCCCGACCACATCCAGGCGCACCGCATCACGATGGCGGCGCTGGAGATGACCTCGCTGACCCCGAAGGTGTACTGGACGACGATGCCCCGCTCGATGATGCAGCGGTTCGGGGAGACCATGCGCGAGTTCCACGAGGACATGCCCGAGCCGGACCCCGCAGAGGCCGCCGCGATGGCCGAGATCGGCCTCCCCGACGACGAGATCACCACATGGGTGGACACCACCGCGTTCAGCGGTCAGAAGTTCGACGCGCTGGCCGCGCACGCCAGCCAGGGCGAGAACATCTTCTTCCTCAAGATGGGCAAGGAGAGGTTCGGCGAGTTCATGGGCCTGGAGACCTTCGTGCGCGTCAAGGACGCGACGGGTGCGGCCCTGCCCGAGAACGATCTCTTCGCCGGACTGCGCTGA
- a CDS encoding alpha/beta fold hydrolase, which produces MTRISVDTSASVSPDTSAAERPDPVSTQEISLGIESFGDDDAPLVLLVGGTTMLSWPDALCERLAGGGRRVVRYDLRDSGESTTTDPQAPAYTLRDLAADAAALAEALGGRPAHLAGIGVGGMVAQVAVLDHPGTFSALTLAGTRPVAPGPPDKDLPDHDRATMSRLFARRMPDWADREAVAEFAADGAEIRGDDPAAARAVAGRVWDRTPSSAPPVHLANQLGMVFSKLDCTPRWRERLPGIAVPALVVHGRRDPFFPVGNGEAIAREIPGARLLVLDGAATAIPDAAVDEVAEAMLTLGQIE; this is translated from the coding sequence ATGACTCGTATCAGCGTCGACACCTCCGCCTCCGTCTCTCCCGACACCTCCGCCGCAGAGCGGCCCGACCCTGTCAGCACGCAGGAGATCTCCTTGGGAATCGAGTCGTTCGGTGACGACGACGCACCACTCGTCCTGCTCGTGGGCGGGACGACCATGCTCTCCTGGCCCGACGCGCTGTGCGAGCGCCTCGCCGGGGGCGGGCGCCGTGTGGTGCGCTACGACCTGCGCGACAGCGGGGAGTCGACGACGACGGACCCGCAGGCGCCCGCCTACACCCTGCGCGACCTCGCCGCCGACGCGGCGGCCCTTGCCGAAGCGCTCGGCGGGCGGCCCGCGCACCTCGCGGGGATCGGCGTCGGCGGGATGGTCGCCCAGGTGGCCGTGCTCGACCACCCGGGCACGTTCTCCGCGCTCACCCTGGCCGGCACCCGCCCGGTCGCCCCCGGCCCGCCCGACAAGGACCTCCCCGACCACGACCGGGCGACGATGAGCCGGCTGTTCGCGCGCCGGATGCCCGACTGGGCCGACCGCGAGGCGGTGGCGGAGTTCGCCGCCGACGGCGCGGAGATCCGCGGCGACGACCCCGCCGCCGCACGCGCGGTCGCCGGGCGCGTCTGGGACCGCACACCCTCCTCAGCGCCGCCGGTCCACCTGGCCAACCAACTGGGCATGGTGTTCTCCAAGCTCGACTGCACACCCCGTTGGCGCGAGCGTCTGCCCGGGATCGCGGTCCCCGCACTCGTCGTCCACGGCCGCCGCGACCCGTTCTTCCCCGTCGGCAACGGCGAGGCGATCGCGCGCGAGATCCCCGGGGCACGGCTGCTCGTCCTCGACGGGGCGGCCACCGCGATCCCCGACGCGGCCGTCGACGAGGTCGCGGAGGCGATGCTCACGCTCGGACAGATCGAATAG
- a CDS encoding YciI family protein gives MKYVLFIATDPAGEPADENVQAWVEKWNDRGVRVEGMPLKPADETRTVRVRGDRVLVTDGPFAETAEWIAGYDLVEAADLDEAIEVAASHPMATAGRIEVRPVEPLDLGPGTGNVPHEGDAPASRFLAILRTDPEAPAFTPEPAAVADWVRDGLASGRYLAGEHLRPVQDATLVRRREGELLITDGAYTDGPERVSGIVFVDGDWEEAIRYLARCPMARSGSVELREFWGDFS, from the coding sequence ATGAAGTACGTGTTGTTCATCGCCACGGACCCGGCAGGGGAGCCGGCCGACGAGAACGTGCAGGCGTGGGTCGAGAAGTGGAACGACCGAGGCGTCCGTGTGGAGGGGATGCCGCTCAAGCCGGCCGACGAGACCAGGACGGTCCGCGTGCGCGGGGACCGGGTCCTGGTCACCGACGGCCCGTTCGCCGAGACGGCCGAGTGGATCGCCGGGTACGACCTCGTGGAGGCCGCCGACCTCGACGAGGCGATCGAGGTCGCCGCCTCGCACCCGATGGCCACCGCAGGACGCATCGAGGTCCGGCCGGTCGAACCGCTCGATCTCGGACCCGGCACCGGAAACGTCCCGCACGAGGGCGACGCGCCCGCCTCCCGCTTCCTCGCGATCCTGCGGACGGACCCGGAAGCGCCCGCCTTCACCCCCGAGCCCGCCGCGGTGGCCGACTGGGTCCGCGACGGCCTCGCCTCCGGCCGCTACCTGGCCGGTGAGCACCTGCGTCCCGTCCAGGACGCCACCCTCGTACGCCGCCGCGAAGGGGAGTTGCTGATCACCGACGGCGCGTACACGGACGGGCCGGAACGGGTGTCCGGGATCGTGTTCGTGGACGGCGACTGGGAGGAAGCGATCCGCTACCTCGCCCGCTGTCCCATGGCGCGGTCCGGAAGCGTCGAACTGCGCGAGTTCTGGGGCGACTTCTCGTGA